Proteins co-encoded in one Methanothermobacter sp. genomic window:
- the ahaC gene encoding ATP synthase A1 subunit C translates to MIDSPTMLKALISIVAAAGAIIIIVPTIRFLRDVVPFAYPTARVRARMGRLFTDRQFTEIIETENLKEFKNYLRGFPDYAKYIDEYPIEKALESQLAEIYQLITEIAPKRLKRVFEIQSKKWDIKNIKSLLTAKDTGLSPEETMDLLIPFGELKDKLKKLTDLKTVEDIIAALEDTEYGPILESAFPDYEKTGMLLPFEAALDKYYMESLLEVLEEISIPKEDIEILRTYFGAQIDATNLKIILRAKADNLKYEDISPYIIPESYQLPEWKLEYLMEAENIKGMISELEGTDYGPVLAEAFPKYEETGSLATFERALEKYINETARTFALKRPLGVGPIITFLSRKEAEIKNLKVIARSKREVAFPEPILKEMLI, encoded by the coding sequence ATGATTGACAGCCCCACCATGTTAAAGGCGCTGATAAGTATAGTGGCAGCTGCAGGAGCCATCATCATAATAGTACCTACAATAAGGTTTCTCAGAGACGTTGTACCATTCGCATATCCCACAGCAAGAGTGAGAGCAAGAATGGGGCGTCTATTCACAGACAGACAATTCACAGAAATCATAGAGACTGAAAACCTTAAAGAGTTCAAAAATTACTTGAGGGGCTTCCCAGATTACGCAAAATACATAGATGAGTACCCTATCGAAAAAGCCCTTGAAAGCCAACTCGCAGAAATCTACCAACTAATCACAGAAATAGCACCAAAAAGACTGAAGAGAGTATTCGAGATACAATCTAAAAAATGGGATATCAAAAACATAAAAAGTCTCCTAACAGCCAAAGATACTGGTCTAAGTCCAGAAGAGACAATGGACCTCCTAATACCTTTCGGCGAATTAAAAGACAAGCTAAAAAAGTTAACAGACCTCAAAACGGTCGAGGATATAATAGCAGCCCTTGAAGACACAGAATATGGTCCAATATTAGAATCAGCCTTCCCAGATTATGAAAAAACAGGGATGCTCTTACCCTTTGAAGCCGCCCTCGATAAGTACTACATGGAAAGCCTCCTAGAAGTCCTAGAGGAAATATCAATCCCAAAAGAAGACATCGAGATACTGCGCACATACTTTGGCGCGCAAATAGACGCTACAAACCTCAAAATAATACTCCGTGCAAAGGCCGACAACCTCAAATACGAGGACATAAGCCCCTATATAATACCAGAAAGTTATCAATTACCCGAATGGAAACTAGAATACCTCATGGAAGCAGAAAACATAAAAGGCATGATAAGCGAATTAGAAGGCACAGATTATGGCCCAGTACTCGCAGAAGCGTTCCCAAAATATGAAGAAACAGGATCACTAGCCACATTCGAGAGAGCATTGGAAAAATACATCAATGAAACCGCAAGAACCTTCGCATTAAAAAGACCCCTCGGTGTAGGTCCAATAATAACATTCCTCAGTCGAAAAGAGGCCGAAATCAAAAACCTCAAAGTAATCGCGCGCAGTAAAAGAGAAGTAGCCTTCCCAGAACCCATACTTAAGGAGATGTTAATATGA
- a CDS encoding ATP synthase subunit A has protein sequence MIKKGKIIKVAGPVIIAEGMRGTQMYEMVKVGEEKLIGEIIELEGDTATVQVYEETTGIKPGETVESTGGPLSVELGPGIIGSIFDGIQRPLENIKILTGDYIQRGVDVPPLPKDKKWEFKPLAEPGQKIQGGDIIGEVQETSAVTHKIMIPPNISGTLKSIEPQGEYTVLDTIAEVETETGTEEIQMMQKWPVRRPRPYKKKLDPDVPLITGQRAQDTFFPVAKGGTATIPGPFGSGKTVTQQQLAKWADADIIVYVGCGERGNEMTEVLKDFPELEDPKTGKPLMDRTVLIANTSNMPVAAREACVYTGITIAEYFRDMGYDVALMADSTSRWAEAMREISGRLEEMPGEEGYPAYLASRLAQFYERAGRVITAGTEDKIASVSIVGAVSPPGGDFSEPVTQNTLRICKVFWALDASLADKRHFPAIDWLQSYSLYIDSIEKWWAKNVDPEWRTTRDNAMALLQKEAELQEVVQLVGPDALPDRERITLETTRMIREDFLQQNAYHEVDTYCSPKKQLKMLKTIMKFHEHATEALERGAPAAELVNLPVKEEIGRMKYIPEDEFDERIKEIEEKIVQQCNEVLK, from the coding sequence ATGATAAAGAAAGGAAAAATTATTAAAGTCGCAGGTCCCGTTATCATCGCGGAAGGAATGAGAGGAACCCAAATGTATGAAATGGTAAAAGTAGGTGAAGAAAAACTAATAGGAGAAATCATCGAACTTGAAGGTGACACAGCCACCGTTCAAGTTTACGAAGAAACAACCGGGATCAAACCAGGAGAAACAGTGGAAAGCACAGGAGGCCCCCTCTCAGTAGAACTAGGCCCAGGGATCATCGGTTCCATCTTTGATGGTATACAAAGACCACTAGAAAACATCAAAATACTCACAGGAGACTACATACAAAGAGGCGTTGACGTACCCCCACTCCCAAAGGACAAAAAATGGGAATTCAAACCACTAGCAGAACCTGGACAAAAAATACAGGGCGGAGACATTATCGGAGAAGTCCAAGAAACCTCAGCAGTCACACACAAAATAATGATACCACCGAACATTTCAGGGACGTTGAAAAGCATAGAACCACAAGGAGAATACACAGTACTAGACACCATAGCAGAAGTAGAAACAGAAACCGGCACCGAAGAAATCCAGATGATGCAAAAATGGCCAGTCAGAAGACCAAGACCATACAAGAAAAAACTAGACCCTGACGTACCACTCATAACCGGTCAAAGAGCACAGGATACCTTCTTCCCAGTGGCAAAAGGTGGAACAGCAACAATACCAGGACCATTCGGATCCGGGAAAACCGTAACCCAACAACAGTTAGCCAAATGGGCAGACGCCGACATCATAGTTTATGTTGGATGTGGAGAAAGAGGTAACGAAATGACAGAAGTACTAAAGGACTTCCCAGAACTCGAAGACCCAAAAACAGGAAAACCCCTCATGGACAGGACAGTGCTCATCGCAAACACCTCAAACATGCCAGTAGCCGCAAGGGAAGCCTGCGTATACACCGGTATAACCATCGCCGAATACTTCAGGGACATGGGATATGATGTAGCCCTCATGGCAGACTCAACGTCAAGATGGGCAGAGGCAATGAGAGAAATCTCAGGCCGACTCGAAGAAATGCCAGGGGAAGAAGGATACCCAGCATACCTCGCATCAAGACTCGCCCAATTCTATGAAAGAGCCGGCAGAGTCATAACAGCCGGAACAGAAGACAAAATAGCATCAGTATCAATAGTAGGCGCAGTATCCCCACCAGGAGGAGACTTCTCAGAACCCGTCACACAGAACACCCTAAGAATATGTAAAGTTTTCTGGGCACTTGACGCTTCACTTGCAGACAAAAGACACTTCCCAGCCATAGACTGGCTCCAAAGCTATTCACTATACATCGACAGCATAGAAAAATGGTGGGCTAAAAACGTCGACCCAGAATGGAGAACCACAAGAGACAACGCAATGGCACTACTCCAAAAAGAAGCCGAACTCCAAGAAGTAGTACAACTCGTAGGACCCGACGCACTACCAGATAGAGAAAGAATAACCCTAGAAACCACGAGAATGATACGTGAAGACTTCCTCCAACAAAACGCCTACCACGAAGTCGATACCTACTGCTCACCAAAAAAACAATTAAAAATGCTCAAAACTATAATGAAATTCCACGAACATGCCACAGAAGCACTAGAAAGAGGAGCACCCGCAGCAGAACTAGTAAACTTACCAGTAAAAGAAGAAATCGGACGTATGAAATACATACCCGAAGACGAATTCGATGAAAGAATCAAAGAAATCGAAGAAAAAATAGTCCAACAATGTAATGAGGTGTTAAAATGA
- the ahaH gene encoding ATP synthase archaeal subunit H: MATIAEAIMVIKKAENDANRLIQESKDKSSQMIEDARVKALEIIENAKREAEDEAEAMIYESRARAREEATEISSEAKRKTEILKSKAMDKIDEAAELILKTII, translated from the coding sequence ATGGCAACAATCGCAGAAGCTATCATGGTGATAAAAAAGGCTGAAAATGATGCTAACAGGCTAATACAAGAGTCAAAGGATAAATCATCCCAGATGATTGAAGACGCTAGGGTTAAAGCTCTGGAGATCATAGAAAATGCCAAAAGAGAGGCTGAAGACGAAGCAGAGGCCATGATATATGAATCAAGGGCAAGAGCTAGAGAAGAAGCGACAGAAATTTCAAGTGAAGCTAAAAGAAAAACAGAGATCTTAAAATCCAAGGCCATGGATAAAATTGATGAAGCAGCAGAACTTATTTTAAAAACAATAATTTAG
- a CDS encoding ATP synthase subunit B, with amino-acid sequence MKVDIKTREYTTVSEVSGPLMIVEGVEGAAYGEIVEIETPTGEKRRGQVLEVREDIAVVQVFEGTSDLNTETTKIRFTGETAKIGVSMDMLGRIFDGTGKPIDGGPEIIPEKELDINGYPINPSARAFPAEFIQTGISTIDGMNTLVRGQKLPIFSGSGLPHNELAAQIARQAKVLTEESEFAVIFTAMGITHEEANYFMRDFEQTGALERVTVFMNLADDPAIERIITPRMALTTAEYFAFEHDMHVLVILTDMTNYCEALREISAAREEVPGRRGYPGYMYTDLASIYERAGRIIGKKGSITQMPILVMPQDDITHPIPDLTGYITEGQVVLSRELHRKGIYPPVDVLPSLSRLMSGGIGEGRTREDHSGVSDQLYSAYAEGRDLRDLVAVVGEEALTDRDRKYLQFADEFEKRFINQGRDEDRSIEETLNLGWELLSILPRAELKRVAEEHIDKYLPKGE; translated from the coding sequence ATGAAAGTAGATATTAAAACCCGAGAATACACCACAGTAAGTGAAGTGTCAGGGCCCCTAATGATAGTGGAAGGAGTCGAAGGAGCAGCATATGGTGAAATCGTCGAAATCGAAACACCCACTGGTGAGAAAAGAAGAGGCCAAGTACTTGAAGTGCGAGAAGACATCGCCGTCGTACAAGTATTTGAAGGTACAAGCGACCTTAACACCGAAACAACCAAAATACGCTTCACAGGAGAAACAGCAAAAATAGGCGTTTCAATGGACATGCTAGGCCGCATATTCGACGGTACGGGAAAACCCATAGACGGCGGCCCAGAGATCATCCCAGAAAAAGAACTTGACATTAACGGTTACCCAATAAACCCATCAGCAAGAGCATTCCCCGCAGAGTTCATCCAAACAGGTATATCAACAATCGATGGAATGAACACACTAGTCAGAGGACAGAAACTACCCATCTTTTCAGGCTCAGGATTGCCACACAATGAACTGGCAGCACAAATCGCAAGACAAGCAAAAGTTCTCACAGAAGAGAGTGAATTCGCAGTCATATTCACAGCCATGGGCATAACACACGAAGAGGCCAATTACTTCATGAGAGATTTTGAACAAACCGGCGCCCTCGAACGCGTAACAGTATTCATGAACCTTGCAGACGACCCAGCCATCGAACGTATAATCACACCAAGAATGGCCCTCACAACAGCCGAATACTTTGCATTTGAACATGATATGCACGTACTAGTCATACTAACAGACATGACAAACTACTGTGAAGCTTTAAGGGAGATATCAGCCGCAAGGGAAGAAGTCCCTGGTAGGAGAGGATACCCAGGATACATGTATACCGACCTCGCAAGCATCTATGAAAGAGCAGGGCGTATAATCGGCAAGAAAGGATCAATAACCCAGATGCCAATTCTAGTCATGCCACAAGACGATATCACACATCCAATACCAGACCTCACAGGTTACATTACAGAGGGCCAAGTAGTGCTCAGCCGCGAACTACACCGTAAAGGTATATACCCCCCAGTAGATGTTCTACCATCATTATCAAGACTCATGAGCGGCGGCATAGGAGAGGGAAGAACCAGAGAGGACCATAGTGGAGTATCAGACCAACTATATTCTGCATATGCAGAAGGCCGAGACCTCCGCGACCTAGTCGCCGTGGTGGGTGAAGAAGCATTAACTGACAGAGACCGTAAATACTTACAATTTGCTGATGAATTCGAAAAAAGGTTTATAAACCAAGGACGTGACGAAGACAGGTCAATAGAGGAGACTCTCAACCTTGGCTGGGAGCTTCTAAGCATATTACCACGTGCAGAGCTCAAGAGAGTTGCCGAAGAACACATCGACAAATACTTACCAAAAGGGGAATAA
- a CDS encoding V-type ATP synthase subunit I, whose amino-acid sequence MFLPARMRKLKIITFEKYTDPVIRSLHEEGITQIDNISERIQEDPQWAQLLKPSKPTPQTTRIASLLMRTTGIIDFMNTLITKKKKMKEVIKEFLNPPIPKKKKVEELDSETLIKKAEEELSKVETRIKSLESKLNQLDAEKGDLESTISLWEKLIDFDIDFTDIEESKYITALVGKMPIEKFKRAPEKIKEITDEFAIFDVETEPPTERKIFLITLKEHEDVIAALLRRMDFERFEIAGLKGKPSEVIQKSRERLKEIQEERKTTIEEVEKIKNEWEEELLILKEQLTIEKERNEIYAAFGETENTVMLEAWVPLKDCEKAEKIIKESSEDHCVIEREKPNPDDEVPILLENPRFAKPFETFIKMYSPPKYNEYDPTIFMAIVLPFFFGFCLTDAFYGIIDALVGFILYRGPGKVNKFMRSFGIIFMACGLWAFILGMVTNGFLGDFFPRFFHINLPTVIPLIDAFKEPQNVLLMALVTGVLHINFGLIVGARNNIKMGNMREAMGSQIVWLILEAGILLLALGWLFNIFPLLIVGGSTAILGIILLVYYNGLFGLIDASGFLGTILSYSRLLALCLSTGGMAMTVNIVTEICANLIPVIGVAIAPIIFVFGHIANDTFQSLGAFIHSLRLHYVEFFSQFFMGGKRKFTPFSAERKLTKIER is encoded by the coding sequence ATGTTTCTACCAGCAAGGATGCGCAAACTTAAAATTATAACCTTCGAAAAATATACCGACCCTGTGATCCGATCCTTGCACGAAGAAGGAATAACACAAATAGACAACATATCAGAGCGTATACAAGAAGACCCACAATGGGCCCAACTATTAAAACCTTCAAAACCCACACCTCAAACTACTAGGATAGCATCTCTCCTAATGAGAACAACTGGCATAATAGATTTCATGAACACATTAATAACCAAGAAAAAGAAGATGAAAGAGGTTATAAAAGAATTTCTTAATCCACCAATCCCAAAAAAGAAGAAAGTAGAAGAATTAGATTCAGAAACATTAATAAAGAAAGCAGAAGAGGAATTATCAAAGGTCGAAACGAGGATAAAATCCTTAGAAAGTAAGTTAAACCAATTAGACGCGGAAAAAGGAGATTTAGAATCTACTATTAGTCTCTGGGAGAAACTAATCGACTTTGATATTGATTTTACCGATATAGAAGAATCTAAGTACATAACAGCCCTAGTAGGGAAAATGCCTATCGAAAAGTTCAAAAGGGCGCCTGAGAAGATAAAAGAGATAACAGACGAATTTGCGATCTTTGACGTGGAAACAGAACCCCCAACCGAAAGAAAAATATTCCTAATAACTTTAAAAGAACATGAAGACGTTATAGCAGCCCTACTAAGGCGAATGGATTTCGAAAGATTTGAAATAGCAGGTCTCAAAGGCAAACCCTCAGAAGTGATCCAAAAATCCAGAGAAAGACTCAAAGAAATCCAAGAAGAAAGAAAAACCACAATTGAAGAAGTGGAAAAAATAAAAAATGAATGGGAAGAAGAACTCCTCATACTCAAAGAACAACTTACAATCGAAAAAGAAAGAAACGAAATATACGCAGCCTTCGGCGAAACAGAAAACACCGTAATGCTAGAAGCATGGGTTCCCCTCAAAGATTGTGAGAAAGCCGAAAAGATAATTAAAGAGTCCAGTGAAGACCACTGCGTTATTGAACGTGAAAAACCAAACCCTGACGATGAAGTGCCAATACTTCTTGAAAACCCAAGATTCGCAAAACCCTTCGAAACATTCATAAAAATGTACTCACCCCCAAAATATAACGAATATGACCCCACAATATTCATGGCAATAGTACTCCCATTCTTCTTTGGTTTCTGTCTTACAGACGCATTTTATGGGATAATAGATGCCCTAGTCGGATTCATATTATACCGTGGCCCTGGCAAAGTTAACAAGTTTATGAGAAGCTTTGGCATAATATTCATGGCATGCGGCCTATGGGCATTCATCCTAGGAATGGTTACAAACGGATTCCTAGGCGACTTCTTCCCACGATTCTTCCACATAAACCTCCCAACAGTAATACCATTAATAGACGCGTTTAAAGAACCGCAAAACGTCCTCTTAATGGCTCTAGTTACGGGCGTGCTACATATAAACTTCGGACTTATAGTTGGTGCAAGAAACAATATAAAAATGGGTAACATGCGCGAGGCCATGGGATCACAGATAGTATGGCTCATACTCGAAGCAGGCATACTCCTACTTGCCCTAGGCTGGCTATTCAACATATTCCCATTACTAATAGTTGGGGGTAGCACAGCCATACTAGGAATCATACTATTGGTCTATTACAATGGACTCTTCGGACTCATCGACGCTTCAGGATTCCTAGGAACCATACTATCATATTCAAGACTTTTAGCCCTCTGTTTATCCACAGGGGGCATGGCTATGACAGTTAACATTGTCACAGAAATATGTGCTAACCTCATACCAGTAATTGGAGTGGCCATAGCGCCCATAATATTCGTATTTGGCCATATTGCCAATGACACATTCCAGAGTCTAGGAGCGTTCATCCACTCACTCCGTCTACATTATGTGGAGTTCTTCTCCCAATTCTTCATGGGAGGAAAAAGAAAATTCACACCATTTAGTGCTGAAAGAAAACTTACCAAAATAGAGAGGTGA
- a CDS encoding V-type ATP synthase subunit D → MAQEIIEGINPTRMELLKLKQREKLAIKGYDLLKEKRNALIMEFFNILERVRGARERVEEKLKEAFEDLTEAQIMMGDMAVNKAAMAVKEFIKVEIDSRNIMGVVVPVVEIESTERSMVERGYGLADTSVKLDEAAKKFEESVALIVELGEIEKSVRLLAGEIESTKRRVNALENIIIPRLQNTVSYIEMRLEEMERENFVRLKMIKESMEME, encoded by the coding sequence TTGGCGCAAGAGATAATTGAAGGGATCAACCCTACTAGGATGGAACTTCTGAAACTTAAACAGAGAGAAAAGCTCGCTATCAAAGGATATGACTTATTAAAGGAAAAGAGGAACGCCCTTATCATGGAATTCTTCAACATACTAGAGAGGGTTAGAGGAGCTCGTGAAAGAGTTGAAGAGAAATTGAAGGAGGCATTTGAGGATTTAACGGAAGCACAGATAATGATGGGTGACATGGCCGTTAACAAGGCCGCTATGGCGGTTAAAGAGTTTATCAAGGTTGAAATAGATTCCAGGAATATAATGGGTGTTGTTGTCCCAGTAGTGGAGATAGAATCAACTGAGAGATCCATGGTTGAGCGAGGATATGGTCTAGCAGACACTTCAGTTAAACTTGACGAGGCTGCTAAGAAATTTGAGGAATCAGTAGCCCTCATAGTAGAATTGGGGGAGATAGAGAAAAGTGTAAGGTTACTCGCGGGGGAGATAGAATCCACAAAAAGGAGGGTTAACGCCCTTGAAAACATAATTATACCAAGATTGCAGAATACAGTCAGCTACATTGAAATGCGATTAGAGGAGATGGAAAGAGAGAACTTTGTAAGATTGAAGATGATTAAAGAATCCATGGAGATGGAGTAA
- a CDS encoding V-type ATP synthase subunit K (produces ATP from ADP in the presence of a proton gradient across the membrane; the K subunit is a nonenzymatic component which binds the dimeric form by interacting with the G and E subunits), giving the protein MVEITLGTALAAVGAGIAIAFAGFGSAIAQGNVAAASVGAVAEKPEMFARGIIFTALPETQAIYGFLIGILVIVFSGILGGGKALGTTGGIIALSAGLAIGVAGFGSAIAQGNVAAGSVGAVTENPEMFARGIIFTALPETQAIYGFLIAILLLVGGVMGGG; this is encoded by the coding sequence ATGGTTGAAATTACATTAGGAACAGCCTTGGCAGCTGTAGGAGCTGGAATAGCTATAGCATTCGCAGGTTTCGGATCAGCTATAGCCCAGGGAAACGTAGCAGCTGCAAGTGTAGGTGCAGTTGCAGAAAAACCTGAAATGTTCGCGAGGGGCATTATATTCACAGCCCTGCCAGAAACACAGGCTATCTACGGATTCCTCATAGGAATATTAGTTATAGTATTCTCAGGAATCCTAGGCGGCGGTAAAGCACTTGGTACAACAGGAGGTATCATAGCCCTAAGCGCAGGTTTAGCCATAGGAGTTGCAGGTTTCGGATCAGCTATAGCCCAGGGAAACGTAGCAGCAGGCAGCGTAGGTGCAGTCACAGAAAACCCCGAGATGTTCGCGAGGGGCATTATATTCACAGCCCTGCCAGAAACACAGGCTATCTACGGATTCCTCATAGCAATACTCTTGCTCGTTGGTGGCGTTATGGGAGGAGGCTAA
- a CDS encoding citryl-CoA lyase, whose product MAIEKKSLEKIFDINVSRWKTSISWIEENFIVTRGYFQEDLIGNVSFADIVFLLLRGNLPSKDESKMLDAILVSFCDHGVTPPSTQIARLAASTGSPLHASAAAGLLAFGKEHAGAIQECMKLLQETIKDDGEVSQLAREIVYDYLEKDEKIPGFGHRYHSRDPRAARILELAKEYKCIGKHVQLALEIEKLLNRLKNINMNIDGANAAILSDLGFHWEIGTGIFMIGRLPGLIAHIDEERAEEKPFRKTLNLGDIEYHGRKPDRIMKG is encoded by the coding sequence ATGGCAATAGAGAAAAAATCGCTTGAAAAAATATTTGATATTAATGTCTCTCGCTGGAAGACCAGTATTAGTTGGATTGAAGAGAATTTCATAGTTACGCGCGGATATTTCCAGGAAGATTTGATTGGTAATGTTTCATTTGCTGATATTGTCTTCTTATTATTGAGGGGTAATTTACCTTCCAAGGATGAATCCAAGATGCTTGACGCCATACTCGTATCTTTCTGTGATCATGGTGTTACCCCCCCTAGCACGCAGATTGCTCGTCTAGCAGCATCCACAGGTTCTCCTTTACATGCATCTGCAGCAGCTGGACTTTTAGCCTTTGGGAAGGAACATGCCGGGGCTATCCAAGAATGTATGAAACTCCTCCAAGAAACTATAAAAGATGATGGTGAAGTTTCTCAACTTGCAAGGGAAATCGTCTATGATTATTTAGAAAAGGATGAGAAGATACCTGGTTTTGGCCATAGGTACCATAGCAGAGATCCCAGGGCTGCTAGGATATTGGAGTTAGCGAAAGAATATAAATGCATAGGGAAACATGTACAGTTAGCATTGGAAATAGAAAAGCTTTTAAATCGGTTGAAGAATATTAATATGAATATTGATGGTGCTAACGCGGCAATATTGTCAGATTTGGGATTCCATTGGGAAATTGGGACAGGCATATTCATGATAGGGAGATTACCAGGGTTAATAGCCCATATAGATGAGGAAAGGGCGGAAGAGAAACCTTTCAGAAAAACCTTGAACCTTGGGGACATAGAATATCATGGAAGAAAACCAGATAGGATAATGAAAGGATGA
- a CDS encoding V-type proton ATPase subunit E translates to MDPGVDKIVSSIISEAQENANKIISEAEKKAESIIEDGEKRAAIEKEKILENARKQARMQYHQLISEAKMKARRAELEAREEVITEAFKRAEEELQKITSSKDERYIQSLKNIIKEAATEIGGGELIVHVKEDDKEKIRDLDSIAEDVKSATGKDTSLELGEAIQTIGGAIVKTKDGRIEVNNTIEARLSRFEKFLRSEVAKILFD, encoded by the coding sequence ATGGACCCTGGAGTGGACAAAATTGTCTCCAGCATAATCTCCGAGGCCCAAGAAAATGCTAACAAAATAATCAGTGAAGCCGAAAAGAAAGCAGAATCTATAATAGAAGATGGTGAAAAAAGAGCAGCCATCGAAAAGGAAAAGATACTAGAAAATGCTAGGAAACAAGCCCGGATGCAATACCACCAGCTAATATCAGAGGCTAAAATGAAGGCCCGAAGGGCAGAATTAGAGGCGAGGGAAGAAGTAATTACAGAAGCATTCAAGAGGGCTGAAGAAGAATTACAAAAAATCACATCTAGTAAAGATGAAAGATACATCCAATCATTAAAGAATATTATAAAAGAAGCCGCCACCGAAATTGGGGGAGGAGAACTGATAGTCCACGTCAAGGAGGATGATAAAGAAAAGATAAGGGACTTGGATTCCATTGCAGAGGATGTTAAATCAGCCACTGGCAAAGATACTAGCCTTGAACTTGGCGAAGCCATACAGACCATTGGAGGAGCCATAGTAAAGACCAAAGATGGGAGAATAGAGGTCAATAATACAATTGAAGCGAGACTTTCAAGGTTCGAAAAGTTTCTGCGTTCAGAGGTGGCAAAAATCCTCTTTGATTAA
- a CDS encoding V-type ATP synthase subunit F produces MSTQIAVVADADTVTGFRLAGIKEGHAVETPEEAEKIIRDLIKKEVSIIIITEKIGDELREFIDETSGSRALPIIIEIPDKYGPSEERVEPLRELIKRVIGIELVK; encoded by the coding sequence ATGAGCACTCAAATAGCAGTAGTCGCAGATGCAGACACCGTAACAGGTTTCAGGTTAGCAGGTATAAAAGAAGGACATGCTGTTGAAACCCCAGAAGAAGCTGAAAAGATCATCAGAGACCTTATAAAAAAGGAGGTTTCTATTATAATAATCACAGAAAAAATTGGTGACGAATTAAGAGAATTTATTGATGAAACCAGCGGATCACGCGCACTACCCATCATAATAGAAATACCCGATAAATACGGTCCCTCTGAAGAAAGAGTAGAACCCCTAAGAGAGCTTATCAAAAGAGTAATTGGAATAGAGTTGGTAAAATGA
- a CDS encoding DUF22 domain-containing protein → MVRILTRLGEVRRATEKYAKELVDFRLIDAEIYGHLRAILAAEDVKVKAGEIKPIKIKRIKIPSNHIVYLCAYATHGLGHVIATGEEVPLPISMERSADHATFVAALSGEIKKNDLLGVLILLPVELTH, encoded by the coding sequence ATGGTCAGGATATTAACAAGACTAGGCGAAGTTAGAAGGGCAACTGAAAAATACGCGAAAGAACTAGTTGATTTCAGATTAATAGATGCTGAAATTTATGGTCACCTTAGGGCTATACTTGCAGCTGAAGATGTGAAGGTAAAAGCAGGGGAAATAAAACCAATCAAGATAAAGAGGATCAAGATACCCAGCAATCATATAGTCTATCTGTGTGCTTATGCAACCCATGGATTAGGCCATGTAATTGCAACTGGGGAAGAGGTGCCTCTACCTATTAGCATGGAGAGAAGCGCAGACCATGCAACTTTTGTAGCGGCTTTAAGTGGGGAGATAAAAAAGAATGACCTTCTAGGTGTCCTCATACTTTTACCCGTAGAGTTAACCCACTAA